One stretch of Streptomyces hygroscopicus DNA includes these proteins:
- a CDS encoding multidrug transporter MatE: MCLLPVDDYIALMTQAPTSARNTLRHHDREIVALALPAFGALVAEPLFVMVDSAVVGHLGTTQLAGLGVAAALLATAVNIFVFLAYATTGAVARRVGAGDLAGAIRQGMDGIWLALLLGAAVIAVALPTAPALIDLFGASDTAAPYAITYLRISTLGIPAMLVVLAATGVLRGLQDTRTPLYVAIGGFGANAALNVTLVYAAGLGIAGSAWGTVIAQNAMAAVYLAVVIRGARRHGTSLKPDAAGIRACAHAGTPLLIRTLSLRAVMLIATAVAARLGDTDIAAHQIVLTLWSLLAFALDAIAIAGQAIIGRYLGAGDEEGARAACRRMVHWGIASGVALGLLVVASRPLFIPLFTTDAAVRDALLPALLVTALIQPVSGVVFVLDGVLMGAGDGPYLAWAMIVTLAAFAPVALLVPSFGGGLTALWCTMALMMSVRLVTLWLRTRSGRWIVTGAVRG, from the coding sequence TTGTGTCTCTTACCTGTGGACGATTACATTGCCCTCATGACACAGGCCCCCACGAGCGCGCGGAACACCCTGCGCCACCACGACCGCGAGATCGTCGCACTCGCGCTTCCCGCCTTCGGCGCACTCGTGGCGGAACCCCTCTTCGTCATGGTCGACAGCGCCGTCGTCGGCCATCTGGGCACCACCCAGCTGGCCGGTCTGGGCGTCGCCGCGGCCCTGCTCGCCACCGCCGTCAACATCTTCGTCTTCCTCGCCTACGCCACCACCGGGGCGGTCGCCCGCCGCGTCGGCGCGGGCGACCTCGCCGGAGCGATCCGGCAGGGCATGGACGGCATCTGGCTGGCCCTGCTGCTCGGCGCCGCCGTCATCGCCGTGGCCCTTCCCACCGCCCCCGCCCTCATCGACCTCTTCGGCGCCTCGGACACCGCCGCGCCCTACGCCATCACCTATCTGCGGATCAGCACCCTCGGCATCCCCGCGATGCTGGTGGTGCTCGCCGCCACCGGAGTCCTCCGTGGCCTCCAGGACACCCGCACCCCGCTGTATGTCGCCATCGGCGGCTTCGGGGCCAACGCCGCGCTCAACGTCACCCTGGTCTACGCGGCCGGGCTGGGCATCGCGGGCTCGGCCTGGGGCACGGTGATCGCCCAGAACGCCATGGCCGCCGTCTACCTCGCCGTGGTCATCCGGGGCGCGCGGCGCCATGGCACCTCGCTGAAGCCCGATGCCGCCGGAATCAGGGCCTGTGCCCACGCCGGGACACCGCTGCTGATCCGTACGCTCTCGCTGCGCGCCGTGATGCTGATCGCGACGGCCGTGGCGGCCCGCCTCGGCGACACCGACATCGCCGCCCATCAGATCGTGCTCACCCTGTGGAGTCTGCTGGCGTTCGCCCTGGACGCCATCGCCATCGCGGGCCAGGCGATCATCGGACGCTATCTGGGAGCGGGCGACGAGGAGGGGGCCCGGGCCGCCTGCCGCCGCATGGTGCACTGGGGCATCGCCTCCGGCGTGGCGCTGGGCCTGCTGGTGGTCGCCTCCCGGCCACTGTTCATCCCCCTGTTCACCACCGATGCCGCGGTACGGGACGCCCTGCTGCCAGCCCTGCTGGTGACGGCCCTCATCCAGCCGGTCTCGGGTGTGGTCTTCGTCCTCGACGGCGTGCTGATGGGCGCGGGCGACGGGCCGTATCTGGCCTGGGCGATGATCGTCACCCTCGCCGCCTTCGCCCCGGTGGCGCTGCTGGTCCCCTCGTTCGGCGGCGGGCTGACCGCGCTGTGGTGCACGATGGCGCTGATGATGTCGGTCCGCTTGGTGACCCTGTGGCTGCGCACCCGCTCCGGCCGCTGGATCGTCACCGGCGCGGTACGAGGCTGA
- a CDS encoding alanine racemase — MALTLYVDTARWRAHQQTVIQQFPGIVPVCKGNGYGFGHERLAEEAARMGSDVLAVGTTYEAARMKDFFSGDLLVLTPFRRGEEPVPLPDRVIRSVSSVDGVYGLVNARVVIEVMSSMKRHGITEQDLPKLHAAIENVRLEGFAIHLPLDRTDGLDAVEEVIAWMDRLRAARLPLHTMFVSHLKAEELARLQQQFPQTRFRARIGTRLWLGDHDSTEYRGSVLDVTRVAKGDRFGYRQQKSASDGHLVVVAGGTSHGVGLEAPKALHGVMPRAKGVARAGLATVNRNLSPFVWAGKQRWFAEPPHMQVSILFVPGDVQAPQVGDELVAHLRHTTTQFDRLFDR; from the coding sequence ATGGCGCTCACCCTCTACGTCGACACCGCGCGCTGGCGGGCGCACCAGCAGACGGTGATCCAGCAGTTCCCAGGGATAGTCCCGGTCTGCAAAGGCAACGGCTACGGCTTCGGCCATGAGCGCCTGGCCGAGGAGGCGGCCCGCATGGGCAGCGACGTCCTCGCGGTCGGGACCACCTACGAGGCCGCCCGGATGAAGGACTTCTTCAGCGGTGACCTGCTCGTACTCACCCCCTTCCGGCGCGGTGAGGAGCCGGTGCCGCTGCCGGACCGGGTGATCCGCTCGGTCTCGTCGGTCGACGGCGTCTACGGCCTGGTGAACGCGCGTGTGGTCATCGAGGTCATGAGCAGCATGAAGCGGCATGGCATCACCGAGCAGGACCTGCCCAAGCTGCACGCCGCGATAGAGAACGTCCGGCTGGAGGGGTTCGCCATCCACCTCCCGCTCGACCGCACCGACGGCCTGGACGCGGTCGAGGAGGTCATCGCCTGGATGGACCGGCTGCGGGCGGCACGGCTGCCGCTGCACACCATGTTCGTCAGCCACCTCAAGGCCGAGGAACTGGCCCGGCTGCAGCAGCAGTTCCCGCAGACCCGCTTCCGGGCGCGCATCGGCACCCGGCTGTGGCTGGGCGACCACGATTCGACGGAGTACCGGGGCTCGGTGCTCGACGTCACCCGGGTGGCGAAGGGCGACCGCTTCGGCTACCGCCAGCAGAAGTCCGCCTCCGACGGCCATCTGGTCGTCGTCGCGGGCGGCACTTCCCACGGCGTCGGTCTGGAGGCGCCCAAGGCGCTGCACGGGGTGATGCCCCGCGCCAAGGGGGTCGCCCGCGCCGGCCTCGCGACCGTCAACCGCAATCTCTCGCCGTTCGTGTGGGCGGGCAAGCAGCGGTGGTTCGCCGAGCCGCCGCATATGCAGGTGTCCATCCTGTTCGTGCCCGGTGATGTACAGGCACCCCAGGTGGGGGACGAGTTGGTGGCGCATCTGCGGCACACCACGACGCAGTTCGACCGGCTCTTCGACCGCTGA
- a CDS encoding 30S ribosomal protein S6: MRHYEVMVILDPDLEERAVSPLIENFLSVVREGEGKVEKVDTWGRRRLSYEIKKKPEGIYSVIDLQAEPAVVKELDRQLNLNESVLRTKVLRPETH; the protein is encoded by the coding sequence ATGCGTCACTACGAGGTGATGGTCATCCTCGACCCCGATCTCGAGGAGCGCGCTGTCTCCCCGCTGATCGAGAACTTCCTTTCCGTCGTCCGTGAGGGCGAAGGCAAGGTCGAGAAGGTCGACACCTGGGGCCGTCGTCGTCTCTCGTACGAGATCAAGAAGAAGCCCGAGGGCATCTACTCGGTCATCGACCTGCAGGCAGAGCCCGCGGTCGTCAAGGAGCTCGACCGCCAGCTGAACCTGAACGAGTCGGTCCTCCGGACCAAGGTCCTCCGTCCCGAGACCCACTGA
- a CDS encoding single-stranded DNA-binding protein: MAGETVITVVGNLVDDPELRFTPSGAAVAKFRVASTPRTFDRQTNEWKDGESLFLTCSVWRQAAENVAESLQRGMRVIVQGRLKQRSYEDREGIKRTVYELDVDEVGASLRNATAKVTKTTGRGGQGGYGGGGGGGQGGGGGWGGGPGNSGGGQQGGGAPADDPWATGAPAGGQGGGGGGWGGGSGNSGGGYSDEPPF, translated from the coding sequence ATGGCAGGCGAGACCGTCATCACGGTCGTCGGCAATCTCGTCGACGACCCCGAGCTGCGTTTCACCCCGTCCGGTGCGGCGGTCGCGAAGTTCCGCGTCGCGTCCACTCCCCGTACCTTCGACCGGCAGACCAACGAGTGGAAGGACGGCGAGAGCCTCTTCCTCACGTGCTCGGTGTGGCGGCAGGCCGCGGAGAACGTGGCCGAGTCCCTTCAGCGCGGCATGCGCGTCATCGTGCAGGGTCGTCTGAAGCAGCGGTCCTACGAGGACCGTGAGGGGATCAAGCGCACGGTCTATGAGCTGGATGTCGACGAGGTCGGCGCCAGTCTGCGCAACGCCACAGCCAAGGTCACCAAGACCACCGGTCGCGGTGGTCAGGGTGGTTACGGCGGCGGCGGTGGCGGCGGCCAGGGCGGCGGAGGCGGTTGGGGCGGCGGCCCCGGCAACTCCGGCGGCGGTCAGCAGGGCGGCGGCGCTCCGGCCGACGACCCGTGGGCGACCGGCGCTCCGGCCGGCGGCCAGGGCGGCGGCGGTGGTGGCTGGGGCGGCGGCTCCGGCAACTCCGGCGGCGGCTACTCGGACGAGCCGCCCTTCTAG
- a CDS encoding membrane protein codes for MSVREDPQAEPVRPTAEDPLAAAGSELIGGPAGRRALLGTSWWTPVRIVAIAAIGMFALGMAQKLPCYDGGWFYGATAQYTHACYSDIPHLYNGRGFAIDLVPYFDRIPDSVSGGMQYLEYPVLTGLFMEVASWLTPHGGSIQDREQIYWLVNAGMLMVCTAVIAVCVARTHRRRPWDALLVALAPAFALTATINWDLLAVALTAAALLMWSRSRPLAAGVLLGLATAAKLYPGLLLGAVLVLCLRAGRLRAFWTATGGAAAAWLVVNLPVMITTQGGGLHIREGWKTFYTFSQERPVDFGSLWLIISQRTGNPLEDVNTYGTLLMVLACIGVAALALCAPRRPRLVQLSFLIVAAFVLTNKVYSPQYVLWLIPLAALARPRWRDFLVWQACEVMYFLGIWMYLAYTGSGDQHRGLPAEGYQLAIAVHLLGTLYLCALIVRDALVPERDPVRKDGADDPGGGVLDRAPDAFVLGRARRASRYEGAALVDWGVHRE; via the coding sequence ATGAGCGTGCGCGAGGACCCACAGGCCGAGCCCGTCAGGCCGACCGCCGAGGACCCGCTGGCCGCGGCCGGCAGCGAGCTGATCGGTGGGCCGGCCGGACGCCGGGCTCTGCTCGGCACGAGCTGGTGGACCCCGGTGCGGATCGTGGCGATCGCCGCCATCGGCATGTTCGCCCTGGGCATGGCGCAGAAGCTGCCGTGCTACGACGGCGGCTGGTTCTACGGCGCCACCGCCCAGTACACCCACGCCTGCTACTCCGACATACCGCACCTCTACAACGGCCGCGGCTTCGCCATCGACCTCGTCCCGTACTTCGACCGCATACCGGACAGCGTCTCGGGCGGGATGCAGTACCTGGAGTACCCGGTCCTCACCGGCCTCTTCATGGAGGTCGCCTCCTGGCTGACCCCGCACGGCGGCTCCATCCAGGACCGTGAGCAGATCTACTGGCTGGTCAACGCGGGCATGCTCATGGTCTGCACCGCGGTCATCGCGGTCTGTGTGGCCCGTACGCACCGCCGCCGCCCCTGGGACGCCCTGCTGGTCGCCCTGGCCCCCGCCTTCGCGCTCACGGCCACCATCAACTGGGACCTGCTCGCCGTCGCCCTTACGGCCGCCGCCCTGCTGATGTGGTCCCGCAGCCGCCCGCTGGCCGCCGGTGTGCTGCTGGGGCTCGCGACGGCCGCGAAGCTCTACCCCGGGCTGCTGCTCGGTGCGGTGCTGGTGCTCTGCCTGCGGGCCGGGCGGCTGAGGGCTTTCTGGACGGCGACGGGCGGAGCCGCGGCCGCCTGGCTCGTGGTGAACCTCCCCGTGATGATCACCACGCAGGGCGGTGGCCTGCACATCCGCGAGGGCTGGAAGACCTTCTACACCTTCAGCCAGGAGCGCCCTGTCGACTTCGGCTCCCTGTGGCTGATCATCTCGCAGCGCACCGGGAACCCCCTGGAGGACGTCAACACCTACGGAACCCTCCTGATGGTCCTGGCCTGCATCGGGGTGGCGGCGCTCGCCCTGTGCGCCCCGCGGCGTCCGCGCCTGGTCCAGCTCTCCTTCCTGATCGTCGCGGCGTTCGTGCTCACCAACAAGGTCTACTCACCGCAGTACGTGCTGTGGCTGATCCCGCTGGCGGCACTGGCACGGCCGCGCTGGCGGGACTTCCTGGTCTGGCAGGCGTGCGAGGTCATGTACTTCCTCGGGATCTGGATGTACCTCGCGTACACGGGCAGCGGCGACCAGCACCGGGGGCTGCCCGCGGAGGGCTATCAGCTGGCGATCGCCGTGCATCTGCTGGGGACGCTCTATCTGTGCGCCCTGATCGTCCGGGACGCGCTGGTGCCGGAGCGGGACCCGGTGCGCAAGGACGGGGCGGACGACCCCGGAGGAGGCGTGCTGGACCGGGCCCCGGACGCGTTCGTGCTGGGACGGGCGCGGCGCGCTTCCCGGTACGAAGGCGCGGCGCTGGTGGACTGGGGCGTCCACCGGGAGTGA
- a CDS encoding DNA helicase, whose translation MSVPEPMDDPWADSGPSDRFPSPRFRRGEGGGRGRDGQQDRDGGGGSAWEGSGFERVPPQDLDAEQSVLGGMLLSKDAIADVVEVLKGNDFYRPAHETVYQAILDLYAKGEPADPITVAAELTKRGEIARVGGASYLHTLVQSVPTAANAEYYAEIVHERAVLRRLVEAGTRITQMGYAADGDVDEIVNNAQAEIYAVTEQRTSEDYLPLGDIMEGALDEIEAIGSRSGQMSGVPTGFTDLDSLTNGLHPGQMVVIAARPAMGKSTLALDFARACSIKHNMPSVIFSLEMGRNEIAMRLLSAEARVALHHMRSGSMTDEDWTRLARRMPDVSQAPLFIDDSPNLSMMEIRAKCRRLKQRSDLQLVVIDYLQLMQSGGARRPESRQQEVSDMSRNLKLLAKELEVPVIALSQLNRGPEQRTDKKPMVSDLRESGSIEQDADMVILLHREDAYEKESPRAGEADLIVAKHRNGPTATITVAFQGHYSRFVDMAQT comes from the coding sequence GTGAGCGTTCCCGAGCCCATGGACGACCCCTGGGCGGACTCCGGCCCGTCCGACCGGTTCCCGTCCCCCCGCTTCCGCCGCGGTGAGGGCGGCGGCCGGGGCCGCGACGGTCAGCAGGACCGCGACGGAGGGGGCGGCTCCGCCTGGGAGGGCTCCGGCTTCGAGCGCGTTCCGCCCCAGGACCTCGACGCCGAGCAGTCCGTGCTCGGCGGCATGCTGCTCTCCAAGGACGCCATCGCCGATGTGGTGGAGGTCCTCAAGGGCAATGACTTCTACCGGCCCGCCCATGAGACCGTCTACCAGGCCATCCTGGATCTCTACGCCAAGGGCGAGCCGGCCGACCCGATCACGGTCGCCGCGGAGCTGACCAAGCGCGGTGAGATCGCCCGGGTCGGCGGCGCCTCGTATCTCCACACCCTCGTCCAGTCGGTCCCCACCGCCGCCAACGCCGAGTACTACGCGGAGATCGTCCACGAGCGCGCCGTGCTGCGCCGCCTCGTCGAGGCGGGCACCCGCATCACCCAGATGGGATACGCGGCGGACGGGGACGTCGACGAGATCGTCAACAACGCCCAGGCGGAGATCTACGCCGTCACCGAGCAGCGCACCAGCGAGGACTATCTGCCGCTCGGCGACATCATGGAGGGCGCGCTCGACGAGATCGAGGCGATCGGCTCACGCAGCGGGCAGATGTCCGGGGTGCCCACCGGCTTCACCGACCTGGACTCCCTGACGAACGGTCTGCACCCGGGCCAGATGGTCGTCATCGCCGCCCGGCCCGCGATGGGTAAGTCCACCCTGGCCCTGGACTTCGCGCGGGCCTGCTCGATCAAGCACAACATGCCGAGCGTGATCTTCTCGCTGGAGATGGGCCGCAACGAGATCGCGATGCGGCTGCTCTCCGCCGAGGCCCGGGTGGCGCTGCACCATATGCGCTCCGGCAGCATGACCGACGAGGACTGGACGCGGCTGGCCCGGCGGATGCCGGATGTCTCCCAGGCCCCGCTGTTCATCGACGACTCCCCGAACCTGTCGATGATGGAGATCCGCGCCAAGTGCCGCCGGCTCAAGCAGCGCAGCGATCTGCAGCTGGTCGTCATCGACTATCTCCAGCTGATGCAGTCCGGCGGCGCCCGGCGCCCCGAGAGCCGTCAGCAGGAGGTCTCGGACATGTCGCGAAACCTGAAGCTGCTGGCCAAGGAGCTGGAAGTGCCGGTCATCGCGCTCTCCCAGCTCAACCGAGGCCCCGAGCAGCGCACGGACAAGAAGCCGATGGTCTCCGACCTCCGAGAGAGTGGATCCATCGAGCAGGACGCGGACATGGTCATCCTGCTCCACCGCGAGGACGCCTATGAGAAGGAGTCGCCGCGCGCGGGTGAGGCGGATCTGATCGTGGCCAAGCACCGTAACGGCCCGACGGCCACGATCACGGTCGCCTTCCAGGGCCACTACTCGCGCTTCGTGGACATGGCGCAGACCTGA
- a CDS encoding 30S ribosomal protein S18, with translation MAKPPARKPKKKVCVFCKEKISYVDYKDTNLLRKFISDRGKIRARRVTGNCTQHQRDVATAVKNSREMALLPYTSTAR, from the coding sequence ATGGCGAAGCCGCCTGCTCGCAAGCCTAAGAAGAAGGTTTGCGTGTTCTGCAAGGAGAAGATCTCCTACGTCGACTACAAGGACACGAACCTGCTGCGGAAGTTCATTTCCGACCGCGGCAAGATCCGTGCCCGCCGGGTCACCGGCAACTGCACCCAGCACCAGCGTGACGTCGCCACGGCTGTGAAGAACAGCCGTGAGATGGCACTGCTGCCCTACACCTCCACCGCGCGATAA
- a CDS encoding membrane protein: protein MAQAARPHHGLLSFLDTDGKSHPVENAFAVTTLVIGAIAFVTAHFTQLHLVSSWTGLVGMITGAWGQLISATTGERFVLIIGLGAAGVGFYLGMAHGGLFGGVLG, encoded by the coding sequence ATGGCACAGGCAGCACGACCCCATCACGGCTTGCTCTCCTTCCTGGACACCGATGGCAAGTCGCATCCCGTTGAGAACGCTTTCGCCGTGACCACGCTGGTGATCGGGGCGATCGCCTTCGTCACGGCTCATTTCACCCAGCTCCACCTGGTCAGCTCATGGACCGGGCTGGTCGGAATGATCACTGGCGCCTGGGGCCAGCTGATCTCCGCGACCACCGGTGAGCGGTTCGTGCTGATCATCGGACTTGGTGCCGCGGGGGTCGGCTTCTACCTCGGCATGGCACACGGAGGGCTCTTCGGCGGCGTGCTGGGCTGA
- a CDS encoding peptidoglycan bridge formation protein FemAB translates to MSLTLRTISREQHLAYIQSLPAASHMQVPAWADVKSEWRSENLGWFDATGQLVGAGLVLYRQLPKIKRYLAYLPEGPVINWYAPNLEDWLRPMLAHLKQQGAFSVKMGPPVIIRRWDSTAIKSGIQSPDVKRLRDVEATFIEPRAFEVAERLRRMGWQQGEDGGAGFGDVQPRYVFQVPLENRSLEDVHKGFNQLWRRNIKKAEKAGVEVVQGGYEHLPEWQRLYEITAERDHFRPRPLSYFQRMWTALNTEDPNRMRLYFAMHENEVVAAATMLIVGGHVWYSYGASANHKREVRPSNAMQWRMLRDAYALGATVYDLRGISDSLDETDHLFGLIQFKVGTGGQAAEYLGEWDFPLNKLLHKALDIYMSRR, encoded by the coding sequence ATGAGCCTGACCCTGAGGACGATCAGCCGAGAGCAGCATCTGGCGTATATCCAGAGCCTGCCCGCGGCCAGCCACATGCAGGTCCCGGCATGGGCTGACGTCAAGTCGGAGTGGCGCTCGGAGAACCTCGGCTGGTTCGACGCCACGGGCCAGCTCGTCGGCGCCGGCCTCGTCCTCTACCGGCAGCTGCCCAAGATCAAGCGCTATCTCGCCTATCTCCCCGAGGGCCCGGTCATCAACTGGTACGCGCCCAACCTCGAGGACTGGCTGCGCCCGATGCTCGCGCATCTGAAGCAGCAGGGCGCGTTCTCCGTGAAGATGGGCCCGCCGGTCATCATCCGCCGCTGGGACTCCACCGCGATCAAGTCGGGCATCCAGAGCCCCGACGTCAAGCGGCTGCGCGATGTCGAGGCCACCTTCATCGAGCCGCGCGCCTTCGAGGTCGCCGAGCGGCTGCGGCGCATGGGCTGGCAGCAGGGCGAGGACGGCGGGGCCGGCTTCGGTGACGTCCAGCCGCGGTACGTCTTCCAGGTGCCGCTGGAGAACCGCTCCCTGGAGGATGTCCACAAGGGCTTCAACCAGCTGTGGCGCCGCAACATCAAGAAGGCCGAGAAGGCCGGTGTCGAGGTCGTCCAGGGCGGCTACGAGCATCTGCCCGAGTGGCAGCGGCTCTACGAGATCACCGCGGAACGCGACCACTTCCGACCCCGCCCGCTCAGCTACTTCCAGCGCATGTGGACGGCCCTCAACACCGAGGACCCCAACCGGATGCGGCTGTACTTCGCGATGCACGAGAACGAGGTCGTGGCCGCGGCCACGATGCTGATCGTCGGAGGCCATGTCTGGTACTCCTACGGCGCCTCCGCCAACCACAAGCGCGAGGTCCGGCCCTCGAACGCGATGCAGTGGCGGATGCTCCGCGACGCGTACGCGCTGGGCGCGACCGTCTACGACCTGCGCGGCATCAGCGACTCCCTCGATGAGACAGATCATCTCTTCGGTCTGATCCAGTTCAAGGTGGGCACCGGTGGGCAGGCTGCCGAGTACCTCGGCGAGTGGGACTTCCCGCTCAACAAGCTCCTGCACAAGGCACTCGACATCTACATGTCGCGTCGCTGA
- a CDS encoding 50S ribosomal protein L9 translates to MKIILTHEVSGLGTAGDVVDVKDGYARNYLVPRGLAIRWTKGGEKDVEQIRRGRRIREIATIEQANEVKARLEGVKVQLKTRAGDAGRLFGSVTPADIASAIKDAGGPDVDKRRIEVQSPIKTLGAHQVSVRLHAEVAAKVGVEVVAA, encoded by the coding sequence ATGAAGATCATCCTCACCCACGAGGTCTCCGGCCTCGGTACCGCCGGTGACGTCGTGGACGTCAAGGACGGTTACGCCCGTAACTACCTCGTTCCGCGTGGTCTGGCGATCCGCTGGACCAAGGGCGGCGAGAAGGACGTCGAGCAGATCCGCCGCGGTCGTCGCATCCGCGAGATCGCCACGATCGAGCAGGCCAATGAGGTCAAGGCTCGGCTCGAGGGCGTCAAGGTGCAGCTGAAGACCCGTGCCGGCGACGCCGGCCGGCTGTTCGGCTCCGTCACCCCGGCCGACATCGCTTCGGCGATCAAGGACGCGGGTGGTCCGGACGTGGACAAGCGCCGCATCGAGGTGCAGTCGCCGATCAAGACCCTGGGCGCGCACCAGGTCTCGGTCCGTCTGCACGCCGAGGTTGCCGCCAAGGTCGGCGTCGAGGTCGTCGCCGCCTGA